CCACACTAAATGCAGCGGTCAGATCCGGCAACCATAAAGCACAGCTGACACCGAGGATTCCCGCCAAGGTATTGCCGACCAGCACATTCCAGGGTTGAGCCAGTGGACTGCTCGGTACAGCAAACAGTAACACCGAAGACGCGCCCATCGGTGCGATATACCAGACATTCAGACCATCCAGTGCATACCAGCTGATCAGGGACGAAATCGCCAATCCCAGTAAAGCACCCAGCGCACAGAGCAATCGCTCCCGAAGCGGCAAGATTTTAAAATCCGGCTTAAGCCGATTTAACCACTCCCAGTCTGCTGTACGCATGCTGATACTGTCCCGTTATGCTGACCTCAATTTATGGTTCAGTATAAAGCGATGGCTTTATAAGGTGTATTTATTTTACATCTTTAAAATATTAGCTTTGCTGTTATAGCCGGCAATAAAAAAGAGCTGCCCAGATGAGAAGAAAATACCCTCGTAAATGCTCCCTATCCATGCAGGAAAACTTTGTCATTGCCATGCAAATTCCCTATACTTAGCAGCAATTTTTTCTCATTTTTAATGGATGCACCATGAGTCGCGCCATATCTCATATTGATACATTTCAAGGCTTAATTCTTGCCTTACAAAATTACTGGGCCGAACAAGGCTGCGTCGTTTTACAACCTTACGACATGGAAATGGGCGCAGGGACGTTCCACACAGCAACTTTCTTGCGCGCACTGGGACCTGAAACCTGGAATGCCGCTTATGTGCAGCCTTCACGCCGTCCAAAAGATGGCCGCTATGGCGAGAACCCGAACCGTCTACAACATTATTACCAGTTCCAGGTGGTGCTCAAGCCAAACCCGGACAATATCCAACAGCTGTACCTCGACTCACTAAAAGCCATCGGCATTGATACCCTCACCCATGACATCCGTTTCGTGGAAGACAACTGGGAATCTCCAACGCTAGGCGCTTGGGGTTTAGGTTGGGAAGTCTGGCTGAATGGCATGGAAGTGACCCAGTTCACCTACTTCCAGCAAGTGGGTGGTGTGGAATGCTACCCAGTGACTGGTGAGATCACTTACGGTCTGGAACGTCTGGCCATGTATCTGCAAGGTGTTGATTCCGTATATGACCTAGTATGGACCAAAGGCCAATTTGGTACTGTGACTTATGGCGATGTGTTCCATCAAAATGAAGTGGAACAATCGACTTATAACTTCGAATATGCACCAGTCGACAAGCTGTTTGAACTGTTCGATTTTTACGAAACTGAAGCCAACCGTTTAATGGAAGCAAAACTTCCACTGCCAGCGTATGAGCAAGTGATCAAAGCCTCGCACAGCTTTAACCTGCTCGATGCGCGTGGGGCGATTTCTGTGACTGAACGTCAGCGCTATATCTTGCGTGTACGTACTCTGGCGCGTGCCATTGCACAAAGCTATGTACAAGCGCGTGCTGAACTCGGTTTCCCAATGGCAGAACCTCATTTGCGTGATGAAGTCTTGGCGCAACTCAAAGCACAAGCGGAAAGCGAAGCAGCCCAAGCAGAAAAAGCAGCGGAGAGCAAATAATGTCGAAACATACTGTTTTATTCGAACTTGGCTGTGAAGAACTGCCTCCTAAAAGCCTAAAAACCTTACGTGATGCATTAAAAGCAGAAACGGAAAAAGGCTTAAAAGATGCAGGCTTAAACTTCTCTGCAATTGAAGCCTATGCAGCACCCCGCCGTTTGGCCCTGAAAATTATTGATGTCGATGCTGCACAAGCTGACACACAAAAACGCTTCGACGGCCCTGCCGTGCAAGCTGCCTATGATGCCGAAGGCAAACCGACCAAAGCGCTTGAAGGCTTTATGCGTGGTCAAGGCATTACGGTTGATCAGGTTTCAACTTTCCAGGCAGGT
This portion of the Acinetobacter sp. GSS19 genome encodes:
- the glyQ gene encoding glycine--tRNA ligase subunit alpha, which codes for MSRAISHIDTFQGLILALQNYWAEQGCVVLQPYDMEMGAGTFHTATFLRALGPETWNAAYVQPSRRPKDGRYGENPNRLQHYYQFQVVLKPNPDNIQQLYLDSLKAIGIDTLTHDIRFVEDNWESPTLGAWGLGWEVWLNGMEVTQFTYFQQVGGVECYPVTGEITYGLERLAMYLQGVDSVYDLVWTKGQFGTVTYGDVFHQNEVEQSTYNFEYAPVDKLFELFDFYETEANRLMEAKLPLPAYEQVIKASHSFNLLDARGAISVTERQRYILRVRTLARAIAQSYVQARAELGFPMAEPHLRDEVLAQLKAQAESEAAQAEKAAESK